cacacacacacacacacacacacacacacacacacactttctcaccACAGGTTTGAGAAGATGATCAGTGGAATGTACCTGGGAGAGATCGTTCGCCATGTGCTCCTGCACTTAACCAACCTTGGGGTTCTCTTCCGGGGCCAGGAGTCCCAGCGCCTTCAGGTTCAAGACATCTTCAAGACCCAATTTCTCTCTGAGATTGAAAGGTGCCTGCCCCACCACAGCAGAGATAGCGCAGCACAGGCAGGCTTTTTGTATGTGGAAGTGCCAGTTCAATCATAGACTGCAGAGTCtatgagtattgccaggtgtagcctcctGTTCCTCCCAAAAGAAAGGCACATAACTTGCTTTTATGCCCAAAAGGACTCTTCCTGGGTGCATTATATTTTATGGGGGGAGGGCAACAGTGCTCACGGCttcctcctaattctgtgctcagggttgctctCTGGCAATGCCCGGAACCATATGTGttgtcagggatggaactggggtgGGCCACAGAAAAGGCAAGAtcgcaccttccctgctgtgctatatctggGTGTGGAGACTGGGGCAGTGAAGTCTCTAAGAGCTGGGAAGTGACATAGATGCTGCCCCCCTGGGGCATTTCTCTCCTGGCCCCAGTGACAGCCTGGCTCTGAGGCAGGTCCGCACCATTCTGGAAGACCTGGGACTGGTGCTGACCTCCGACGACGCCCAGATGGTATTGGAGGTGTGCCAGGCGGTGTCTCGGCGGGCAGCCCAGCTCTGTGGGGCTGGTGTGGCTGCCGTGGTGGAGAAGATCCGGGAGAACCGCGGCCTGGACAAGCTGGCAGTGTCAGTGGGCGTTGATGGCACCCTCTACAAGATGCACCCCCAGTGAGTTGGGGGTGCCAAGAGGGCCCGGGAGGCATGGCCAGGAGAAAAGGGGGATCTGGTGTGGGATCGGACTCAGTCCTTTCTCTCCTCAATGCAGCTTCTCCAGCCTGGTGGCGGCCACTGTGCACGAGCTGGCCCCTCACTGCAAGGTTACTTTCCTGCAGTCTGAAGACGGGTCTGGCAAAGGGGCGGCCCTAGTCACTGCTGTCGCCTGCCGCCTGGCCTCTGTCACCCGGGTCTGAAGAAATTGCTGGGAAGCAGCTACCCATGACACCAGGACCCCCAGATCTGCCTTGGACCCAGAttccctcccaccttctcccCAGGGAGGGAGCACCAGgttaacaatatatatataatttatttacattcACGTCCGCTAAAATCCCTACGCGCCCCGGCAGCCGGCAAGGCTGTGTACATAAGGCCAAGTGTAAGTGCCCCAAAGGGCACTCAAGACTGAGTCGGGGCACCACCTCCACATGCCAGATACCCCCTGTGCAGGGGCAGCGGCCGCCATGGGCACGACACAGCACGCACACTCGCCCTGGTCCACCCTGGGACTCACCGTGGGCAGGGCTCCACGAAGCCAGGGGCTGGGGACAGGGTAGGCGTGGTGGGAGCTGGCAGCCCCTGGTGGGTGGGAGAAGCGGGCAGCATGGACCAATGGAGAACCACACCAGTTGGGAGACACTGAGGGCAGCGGGGGTGCTGCGCAAGATgcctgtgtgtgcgtgtgtgcaggGGCAGGGCGATGGGCACATGGGTGAAACGAGCACACAGACATGCAGGGGCGCGGGCCCGTGGCAGTCCTGTGCCTGGACCCAGGGGCTGCCCTCTGTCCGTCTGTGGCCCTCGGGCCTGCAGGCCGGGAGCAGGGTCTCTCCACTGGGGGCCCTCCCTGCAGGCACCTGAAATGTTTGCATAAGatcggggggtggggggcagatcCCTAGCCCGGCGTGTGCGTGCATGGCTGTGGATGCGGCCCCCTGGCCAGGGACGAGAGGAGGTAGCATGGCACGAGcagacacacacacgcacacagacAAACGCACACACGCGCAAAGACGCACACGCACAAGGTCCAGGCGCTGGCCCCGGGGACCCCCAGAAGAGTGAGTGTGGCTAGGGCCTGAGGGACCGGCAAGGTGGGGCGGGATCTGTCCTCTGCGGGGGCCTGTCCCCAGGGTGTCTGTCTGTCCCGGGTGGGTGCCAAAGCTGGTGAAGTGTGGGCGCCGGCGGGATGGCCCTGACCGGTCAGCTCAGCACTCGGCTTCCGACACGGTGAAGAGGCCTGAGTCGGGCTGGCCCAGGCCGGCCACGGCGGCGGCCAGCTGGCTGAGGTTGCCGTTGGGGAAGTGCCGGGCCTCCCACAAGTTCAGGATCATGGCCGTGGGGCTGGGCTTGGAGGCGAAGAAGCTGAGATGGCTGCAGAAGAGGGAGCCCATCAGAGCCTGGCCTGGGACCCACCCAGACCCTGTGGCGAGGACAAGGCCTCCCTCTGCCAGGCACACCGGGTGGCCCTAGGGCAGGTGGGGACCCTGTACCCTCGTCAGGTGCTCGGGAGGCACCACTTACGGTCTCACAGGTCCCGCCCGCCTCGGAGGCCTCTCCCCACCCCATTTCCCACTTAACCTATCCAGGTGCAGTTTCTGCGCCAGAGTCCGCCAGTCGGCACTCCTGCTGCATGGCGGGTCGAGGCTGGTAATGATCTTCTGCCGAATGAGGAAGGGGATCTTGAAGGCACTGGGGCCCACGAGGGCGGGGACCCCCCCTTCGCTCTCCAGAGCCAGCAGCTCCGCATATCTCGTGTCCTGGGGCCAGGAGGAGGGCGGTTAGGACTCCCCCCTCAACGCCACTGAGTTTCTCTCCTCCTACCTTCTGTCCCAGAGCAGGAGACCCTCACCGGAGGGGACAACATGAGCACCCCAGATCtcattctccttccctccccttgtCCAAGGTATTTCCTCCACCAGTGCCCATTCCTCAGGACCCCTTCTAGCTAGCAGACCCCCTTTTGTGCTGCACActgttttttggggtttgttttggcAGTAACCCAAGGCTTCTCACATGTACTATAATCTCAATACTCTATTATTAGTAGAGAtatgttctattttattaattaattttaggtttgtttttatttttgccacatttggcaatgcttagaggttactcctggctttgtgctcaggaattctttCAGTAccagggggatcatataggatgccagggaatgaacctgggtaggccatgtgcaaggcaagcacctacccattgtactatctctctggttcctatttattattattagtagtagcagtagtagttttgaggccacacctggcagtggtcagggcttactcctggctctgcactcagaattcacacctggcaggctaggaagaccatatgggatgcaggctggaaCCCTGGTCAGGTGTGTGGaaagtatctctctctctctctctctctctctctctctctctctctctctctctctttctctctctctccctcctctctcctctctctcctttctctctcccctctcctctctctctcctctttcctctctcttctttctctctcccctatcctctctctctctctctctctctctttctctctctctctctcccctcctccctccctcccccctctccagACTCTggtcctttattttaaaaagcagctACCTAAAGGATTGCTGGGGTCACCAGGTGCTGGGAGGCAGGGATCCTGCAGGGTCAGGGCTAAAATTAGGGTCTCTACCACTTGAATCATGTCCTGCTGGCCCTTCAAACGTCATCTTCCAGGCCCAGCCTGCTCCCCTGGGATGCCCTCTCCACCACCTCCAACCTAGGTCCCCCTCCTATGGCTCCCCTGTCCTCACTCCCATGGTGCCAGTGCCCTCAAGGCGGGGCTGCCCACCTTGGTGATATTGATGTTGATGTTGAAGCTCTGCCCTTCGCCCTCCACCTGCCACACCCACACCTTGCAGGCCAGGTCGCTGGTGCTGGGGCTGGCGCGCTCCAGGGCAAAAGTGCAGTGCAAGTACTGCTGCGTGCCGTTCCAGATGTGGTAGAAGGGGatctcctggggggggggtgcagagaAGGACAGCGCAGATAAATTAATAGGGCAAAGGCCCCTGCCAAGGTGTCCCTCCCTGCCAGAACCTGCAGcagggccaggagcgatttctgagcgcagagccaagagcaacccaaGTTGCaacccaagtgtggccccaaaatgaaaaccagGCCCAGGTCCAGGCATGCCCATGGGTTGGAAGCGTGCTCACCTGGTAGCTGGCCAGAAGCTTGCTCTTCCACAAGGAGCTGGGCACGTCGTGCACGGAGAGACGCAGGTTGTGGTAGCTGTCCTTGAAGTGCAGCACTCGGGGCTCCTGAATCAGCTGGCCTCCCAGCTGCCGCTCCAGCTGTACCACCTCCTGGCAGGGTGGGCGGGCACCAGATGGGATCCCTCAGCCCCTCCTGCAGCTTCCCACTCCCCAGGACTAAATGTGGGAGGCCGGGCAGGTACCTTGAGGGCATCGTGGGTGTCGTGCAGGCAGTACACGCGGATGGCATAGTCCAGGGAGGTGCAGGCCGATGGGGCGAAGAGGAGCAGCTTGAGGCGCTTGGAAGCAGCCACGCTCAGGGCCTCTCCCACCAGCGCAAAGCGGCCCAGTTGCTCCGTGAACACGTAGCACGCGCCCGCATCCAGCTGGCAGTAGTAGAGGTGGGAGGGTGCCTCCTCACCCAGATGCAGCACGTCCTGTGGACAGAGCCCCACACGGAGATTGACCCCCACATGGAGACTGTGGGGGTCCCAGCTGAGCTCAGGCTATGGAGGTGCACAGATTTCCAGGAGCCTCACTGTACCCGGGTACAGACAGACCCTCAGCTGAGCCCCTGAGGTATTAGGAGCTACATACAGACACTAGGGGTGTTGGGACACTCACCTCCCAGCTGCCTTCACACGACTGCTTTTTGAGGCGCAGACTCCAGCAGTCAGGGCCGGGCTCCCCGCAGTGGTCCATGGCGAGAATGACAGGCCGGGTGAGGAGCACCCCAGGGGGCCCGCAGCTAACGATGGGGCTCAGCAGGGTCTGACATCCAGCTAGGGGCAACCTCAAGTGGGGAAGGGCGAGTGGGGAGGACAAGGCGTCAGTGGGTCCTCCCAAGGGTGAAGGTCCCAACTCCCTGGAGGGCGGGCAGGGTAACAGCAAGCGGAGAGCCCCCACCCCTAGCATGCGCACCCACACCTCACATCCTCCGGCTTGTGCAGCGTGAGGTAGACCTCGTAGATCTTTCCCCTGGGGATGGCGTCAGGGGGGATGAGGAGACTGATGCCTGCAGCAGAGAAGGGGAGCCTCCTGGTGACCAAACCTCTCCCTTGCCTGATAGCCTGCCATGAATCTCTGAGGATGGGCAGGAGCTGGCTAAGCTGGCAAGATAGAGATGCCACCACACGGGCATAAAGCAGAGTGCCCGAGAGCTAGTACAGTGCAGAAGTCGCTTGTTTCCCATGCAGCTGAggtaggtttgaatcctggtattgCATAGACTCCCTAGAGCATCACTAGGAATGATACCTAAATGCAGAGCCGGGAACAATTCCTGAACATCATGGaggtggcaaaaacaaacaaacaaacaaacccaaaaaacccacaccaacaaatacaaaaacaaacaaaatgggttggagcaataatacaatggggaaagctcttgccttgcatgtggccaaccaaagtTCAGCCTCAGAACTCCAGGAAGAgcccctgagtgtagagacaggagcaCGCCaggagcacagttgggtgtggctcccaaacaaacaaaaacttggtCACTTAACACAAAGGCTGAGGACTCAGTTAAAGCAGCAGAAACCTCAAGAAATGGCTAgcccaggaggagagagacagaaaggtgGGCACTGGGGGACCAGTTCatttggctttgctcagggatcactcctaggagagtcaggggaccatatgggatgtggacagaacctgggtcagttgtgttaAAGGCAAGAGTCCTTCCTGATGTACTAAATGGCCTGCTGATATGTGTTTGGAGTCCCAGGTAGCTGCCACatatgggaaaaacaaagccaactTAGGTGGCTGAGGGGCCACATGTATGGGTTCTGATAGAGGCACTGGAGGCCTGGTTTGGCTTCGTGGAGTGAAGTTTCAAGCAGTAAGAGGGATGCGAGGGAAGAGTGTGGCCTGGGCTAGAAGCAGCAATGGGGAGAGAAGCAGTGGAAGGAAGCTGGAGCCTCTGAAGAGGAACCAGAATGGGACTGTGGAGGTAGATGGGAGCAAGAAGACAAGGTGGCCTCTCAAGAGCTCTGAGAGCACAATCCCTGAGATGGAGGATGTGGGGAAGCTGGAGGTTGGTGGGAGAAGGGGGAGACAGTGCTGTTTTGGGCATGAGGAGTCCGAGGGTGCGAGACAGTCAGATGGAGCTGCCCAGGAGACGGCTGGGTGTGGGACTGTTGCTCAGGACAGACTCCctgaggagggaggagagggagcaaGTCCCCCCAGGAATGGCGAGTGAAGCCAAGGAGTAGGTGAGATCAGGGGAAAGGGTGCCCTGAGGGAGCCCTGGGGATCCAGGGGAGGCCTGGATTGATGGCTAAAGGCCTTGCAAAcatgaggccatgagtttgatctccagtgctGCCTACATGAACCCAATGTGTCCCCCTGCCCAGCAGCACTGCTAAGACCTTGCCCCTCCATAGGCTGCAGCCTCTGAGGCACTGACCAATTAAAGAGGATTGTGAGCACTGTCCTCCTACCATGCCTAGAGAGCACCCCCCATGAGCACGGAGGAAGCGCTGCAATGACCCCCAAGTGAACACATGTGACCACCACAGCGCCCCCTAGTGTACACGAGAGCGCCAGTTTCTCCTTGTGAGCACATGTGAGCACCATAGTGACCTCTAGTGGGCACCACCGCCAGTAAGCATGTGCAATCTCCGGGCACCCAAACCACTGCCAGGAAAGGGCAGAGGAAAGGATCAAAGGACAAAAGGGGTCTGTGTTGTTTCTGTGAGATGTTTCCAGCAGATGGTGAAGCCCCCTTTTCTAAGCCTTTCATCCTTACCAGCAACTAGACCCAGGGACCAGCCCACACAGACTGGCTGGATAAAATGTGGTCCATTGTCCATAAACTTGGTAACCCCACTCACCATTTCCTCCATCTCTAACCCCTTTCTTTGCCCACCCGGATCAATCCTCGGGATGAGGCTGAAagttggggtgtgtgtatgtgggggagcTGCCAGCCTCCTTGAAGAATCAGGCTGAGTCTTGCACTTCCAACATCCCAGTCCAGGGCAAGGAGGCTACACGTGTTCTAGTCTTTCTCACCTGTGTTTGGGATCATCAGGCGCCCCCCCAGGAAGTTGAAGGTTCCATAGGCCATGTTGCTGGTACCACGGGGCAGGGAGCGAAAGAAATTCTGTGCTGACAGGCGAGACACCAAGTCTTCAGCCTCTGAGGCAGGGGAGCTGAGGTGCAGAGTATGGCGGCCAGTCCCTAGTGGGCTGAGCAGGTGACCATTGGTGAGTTGAAACTTGGGGCCCGGCCCGTCTTGCCGGGAACACAGACTCCCCTGGTAAGTAGTAGTGGTGGTGCTGAGGTCTGGCTGGATGGTGAGCAGATGAGGGTTATCTGCAAGGATAGAGATAGACTTGCGCCATGGCTGCCTTGGGCAGGAAGTGAGGGGGTGCTGGGAATGGGACATCCAGACATCCTACCTGCCTTGCTGGGTTTGATACTGACAGGCTGGAAGCCAGACGTAAGGATGGACGAGTCAGCCACGTCCGAGTCCAGCCCCTCCTTCTTCCGGCAATAAACAAGAATGAGGACCAGGAGCAAGAG
This window of the Suncus etruscus isolate mSunEtr1 chromosome 6, mSunEtr1.pri.cur, whole genome shotgun sequence genome carries:
- the UNC5A gene encoding netrin receptor UNC5A isoform X2; its protein translation is MALRPGLWPALLGIVLASWPRGSGGQQSATVANPVPGASPDLLPHFLVEPEDVYIVKNKPVLLVCKATPATQIFFKCNGEWVRQVDHVIERSTDARSGLPAMEVRINVSRQQVEKVFGLEEYWCQCVAWSSSGTTKSQKAYIRIAYLRKNFEQEPLAKEVSLEQGIVLTCRPPEGIPPAEVEWLRNEDLVDPAVDPNVYITREHSLVVRQARLADTANYTCVAKNIVARRRSSSAAVIVYVDGGWSAWSKWSACGLDCTHWRSRECSDPAPRNGGEECRGADLDTRNCTSDLCVHTVSGPEDVALYVGLIAVAVCLLLLLLVLILVYCRKKEGLDSDVADSSILTSGFQPVSIKPSKADNPHLLTIQPDLSTTTTTYQGSLCSRQDGPGPKFQLTNGHLLSPLGTGRHTLHLSSPASEAEDLVSRLSAQNFFRSLPRGTSNMAYGTFNFLGGRLMIPNTGISLLIPPDAIPRGKIYEVYLTLHKPEDVRLPLAGCQTLLSPIVSCGPPGVLLTRPVILAMDHCGEPGPDCWSLRLKKQSCEGSWEDVLHLGEEAPSHLYYCQLDAGACYVFTEQLGRFALVGEALSVAASKRLKLLLFAPSACTSLDYAIRVYCLHDTHDALKEVVQLERQLGGQLIQEPRVLHFKDSYHNLRLSVHDVPSSLWKSKLLASYQEIPFYHIWNGTQQYLHCTFALERASPSTSDLACKVWVWQVEGEGQSFNININITKDTRYAELLALESEGGVPALVGPSAFKIPFLIRQKIITSLDPPCSRSADWRTLAQKLHLDSHLSFFASKPSPTAMILNLWEARHFPNGNLSQLAAAVAGLGQPDSGLFTVSEAEC
- the UNC5A gene encoding netrin receptor UNC5A isoform X1, encoding MALRPGLWPALLGIVLASWPRGSGGQQSATVANPVPGASPDLLPHFLVEPEDVYIVKNKPVLLVCKATPATQIFFKCNGEWVRQVDHVIERSTDARSGLPAMEVRINVSRQQVEKVFGLEEYWCQCVAWSSSGTTKSQKAYIRIAYLRKNFEQEPLAKEVSLEQGIVLTCRPPEGIPPAEVEWLRNEDLVDPAVDPNVYITREHSLVVRQARLADTANYTCVAKNIVARRRSSSAAVIVYVNGGWSTWTEWSVCSASCGRGWQKRSRSCTNPAPLNGGAFCEGQNVQKTACASLCPVDGGWSAWSKWSACGLDCTHWRSRECSDPAPRNGGEECRGADLDTRNCTSDLCVHTVSGPEDVALYVGLIAVAVCLLLLLLVLILVYCRKKEGLDSDVADSSILTSGFQPVSIKPSKADNPHLLTIQPDLSTTTTTYQGSLCSRQDGPGPKFQLTNGHLLSPLGTGRHTLHLSSPASEAEDLVSRLSAQNFFRSLPRGTSNMAYGTFNFLGGRLMIPNTGISLLIPPDAIPRGKIYEVYLTLHKPEDVRLPLAGCQTLLSPIVSCGPPGVLLTRPVILAMDHCGEPGPDCWSLRLKKQSCEGSWEDVLHLGEEAPSHLYYCQLDAGACYVFTEQLGRFALVGEALSVAASKRLKLLLFAPSACTSLDYAIRVYCLHDTHDALKEVVQLERQLGGQLIQEPRVLHFKDSYHNLRLSVHDVPSSLWKSKLLASYQEIPFYHIWNGTQQYLHCTFALERASPSTSDLACKVWVWQVEGEGQSFNININITKDTRYAELLALESEGGVPALVGPSAFKIPFLIRQKIITSLDPPCSRSADWRTLAQKLHLDSHLSFFASKPSPTAMILNLWEARHFPNGNLSQLAAAVAGLGQPDSGLFTVSEAEC